From a single Nicotiana tomentosiformis chromosome 2, ASM39032v3, whole genome shotgun sequence genomic region:
- the LOC138905340 gene encoding uncharacterized protein yields MLALSQSYPHSKSRFELNLRRTTTTTTLVIVAAVVSTAAAAVTTTATTITATTTATVIVAATPTTAIATGTTAIITAAVAATTTTTTIVVATAATTTTATAVVVTIVVVATATAIVAAATIVAATAATTTAAAVATVTTVVAAATAIATAATATATATKLCDSSTKLIQLEDNV; encoded by the exons ATGCTGGCATTGTCTCAGTCTTATCCTCATTCCAAAT ctagatttgagttaaatttaagaagaactactactactactactcttgttattgttgctgctgttgtttctactgctgctgctgctgttactactactgctactactattactgctactactactgctactgTTATTGTTGCCGCTACTCCTACTACTGCTATTGCTACTGGTACTACTGCTATAATTACTGCTGCTGTtgctgctactactactactactactattgttGTTGCTActgctgctactactactactgctactgctgttgttgttactattgttgttgttgctactgctactgctattgTTGCTGCTGCTACTATTGTTGCTGCTACTGCTGCTACTACTACTGCTGCTGCTGTTGCTACTGTTACtactgttgttgctgctgctacTGCCATTgctactgctgctactgctactgctactgctactaaatt ATGTGATAG CTCAACAAAACTCATACAGCTTGAAGACAATGTTTAG
- the LOC104105066 gene encoding probable xyloglucan endotransglucosylase/hydrolase protein 7 produces MISSSLKYSTVIPILLYALTFSSSVSARPATFLQDFKVAWADSHIKQIDGGKAIQLILDQNSGCGFASKSKYLFGRVSMKIKLVPGDSAGTVTAFYMNSDTDNVRDELDFEFLGNRSGQPYTVQTNVYVHGKGDKEQRINLWFDPSADFHTYTILWNHHHTVFYVDAVPIRVYKNNEAKGIPFPKFQPMGVYSTLWEADDWATRGGLEKINWSRSPFYAYYKDFDIEGCAMPGPANCASNPRNWWEGANYQQLSAVEAKQYRWVRMNHMIYDYCTDKSRNPVTPPECVAGI; encoded by the exons ATGATTTCCTCTTCTTTAAAATATTCAACTGTCATTCCAATCTTGCTATATGCCTTGACCTTTTCTTCCTCAGTAAGTGCACGACCCGCCACTTTTTTACAGGACTTTAAAGTGGCATGGGCTGACTCTCACATCAAGCAAATCGATGGCGGCAAGGCTATTCAGCTTATACTCGACCAAAACTCAGGATGTGGGTTTGCTTCCAAAAGCAAATACCTCTTTGGACGTGTTAGCATGAAGATCAAGCTCGTTCCTGGTGACTCTGCTGGAACTGTCACTGCCTTTTAC ATGAACTCGGACACAGATAATGTAAGGGACGAGCTAGACTTCGAGTTCTTGGGAAACAGGTCAGGCCAGCCGTACACTGTCCAAACGAATGTTTATGTCCATGGAAAGGGTGACAAGGAACAAAGGATCAACCTTTGGTTCGATCCATCCGCTGATTTTCATACCTACACCATACTTTGGAACCACCATCACACTGT ATTCTACGTGGACGCAGTACCAATTAGAGTGTACAAGAACAACGAAGCAAAAGGAATCCCATTCCCCAAATTCCAACCCATGGGAGTTTATTCAACATTATGGGAAGCCGACGACTGGGCAACGAGAGGTGGATTAGAGAAAATAAATTGGAGCAGATCCCCATTTTACGCATATTACAAGGACTTTGACATAGAGGGATGTGCAATGCCAGGACCAGCAAACTGTGCCTCAAATCCTCGCAATTGGTGGGAAGGAGCTAATTACCAACAACTCAGTGCTGTGGAAGCAAAGCAATATCGCTGGGTTAGAATGAACCACATGATCTATGATTATTGCACTGACAAATCCAGAAATCCAGTAACCCCACCAGAATGTGTGGCCGGAATATGA